From Nicotiana tabacum cultivar K326 chromosome 22, ASM71507v2, whole genome shotgun sequence, one genomic window encodes:
- the LOC142176065 gene encoding uncharacterized protein LOC142176065, giving the protein MSSFNPLTLILNQNKLEGLNYVDWKRNLDIVLTAEVYKFVITEECPEKPENATDDQVKAYDKWVKADEMARCYILASMANVLQHQHQSMGSAYDMLESLKKMFGEQNRAAKQIAMKALLNTKMAEESLVRDHVLKMMSYFE; this is encoded by the coding sequence ATGTCTTCATTCAATCCACTTACCTTAATTTTGAACCAAAACAAGTTAGAAGGACTGAATTATGTTGACTGGAAAAGGAACCTTGATATTGTCCTAACTGCTGAAGTTTACAAATTTGTAATCACTGAAGAGTGCCCAGAAAAACCTGAAAATGCTACTGATGATCAGGTTAAGGCCTATGACAAATGGGTTAAGGCTGATGAGATGGCGCGATGTTACATTCTTGCCTCTATGGCGAATGTTTTGCAACATCAACATCAGTCTATGGGGTCTGCTTATGATATGCTCGAAAGTCTCAAAAAGATGTTCGGTGAGCAAAATCGTGCAGCTAAGCAGATAGCCATGAAAGCCCTTTTAAACACCAAGATGGCTGAAGAATCATTGGTCAGGGACCATGTTCTGAAGATGATGAGTTATTTTGAATGA